The following are encoded together in the Maridesulfovibrio frigidus DSM 17176 genome:
- a CDS encoding tetratricopeptide repeat protein, which yields MMNNSSIRFAKTIKILSVPVLLALILTGCGTKKEAVGLHQTGTVAFMLNCDTAAETYFIKALDADPEYGPSYIMLGDCYLRQGKTEEAIKTIKKGLELNLDEGHKRLAHRKLARAYKELGQPEIALEHITIYTRMSVYQDKFTPQKFSDTKLFVEELELPEGHKNVSVAQVMEDTLKAKESSRLAKENESNILDVFDIM from the coding sequence ATGATGAATAATTCATCTATTCGGTTTGCAAAAACCATCAAAATTCTGAGCGTCCCCGTACTGCTTGCTCTTATTTTGACAGGATGCGGAACCAAAAAAGAAGCTGTAGGCCTACACCAGACAGGAACAGTAGCATTTATGTTAAACTGCGACACCGCAGCGGAAACATACTTTATAAAAGCACTTGATGCCGATCCAGAGTACGGCCCTAGCTATATTATGCTTGGAGACTGCTACCTGCGTCAGGGCAAAACTGAAGAAGCTATAAAAACTATCAAAAAAGGACTCGAGCTTAACCTTGATGAAGGCCACAAAAGGCTGGCCCACAGAAAGCTGGCAAGAGCATATAAAGAACTCGGTCAACCTGAAATAGCTCTTGAGCACATTACCATATACACTAGAATGTCTGTGTATCAGGATAAATTCACTCCGCAAAAGTTCTCAGACACAAAGCTTTTTGTTGAAGAATTGGAATTACCTGAGGGGCACAAGAATGTATCCGTAGCCCAGGTGATGGAAGATACTCTGAAAGCCAAAGAAAGCTCGAGACTTGCGAAAGAAAATGAATCTAACATACTCGATGTTTTTGATATCATGTAA
- a CDS encoding biotin carboxylase N-terminal domain-containing protein: MKSQKDKILIANRGEIAVRIMQACTDLGVGFVSVYTAEDKDSGHVTLARELGGEESIYKIRSYNDAGDILSVADQTNCTAVHPGYGFFSENYRFARRVTERERAMIFVGPSWRVIRDLGDKINTKRLARKLEVPTIPGSDRAIYDELEAEEIASNLFKFQEEQGVKNPVVLVKASAGGGGMGIDEVYSIEEFRQVYRQIRNFSLRTFNDEGVLIEQRIFNFNHLEVQIVSEKSGKHHIHFGTRNCSVQSPGRQKRIEVAPGFYPEGMTYSFDAQKVIDDIVAHSLKMAHSIDYDSVGTWEWIVTPKGAPFLMEVNTRIQVENGVSAQISSIQGDSDVNLIKEQIRLALGDELGYTQEDITLNGVGIEYRIIAEDTDDKFAPWAGEIEELHWKEHSWLKMHTHIPKKLPYQIPTEFDPNLALAIIWGKDLKEAKERGHEFLNEFVLKGKDRKNVSLKSNLKFLAKKTNNLLEF, encoded by the coding sequence TTGAAATCTCAAAAAGATAAAATATTGATCGCCAATAGAGGTGAGATTGCTGTGCGTATTATGCAGGCATGTACAGACCTCGGTGTTGGCTTTGTTAGCGTATACACGGCTGAGGACAAAGATTCAGGACACGTTACTCTTGCAAGAGAGCTAGGCGGTGAAGAATCAATTTACAAAATCAGATCTTATAATGATGCCGGAGATATTCTTTCCGTTGCTGATCAAACAAACTGTACTGCGGTTCATCCGGGTTACGGTTTTTTCTCTGAAAACTACCGCTTTGCTCGCAGAGTAACTGAAAGAGAAAGGGCGATGATTTTCGTTGGCCCTTCATGGAGAGTTATTCGCGATCTTGGTGATAAAATTAACACCAAACGCTTAGCTAGAAAGCTTGAAGTTCCTACTATTCCTGGTTCTGACAGAGCTATTTATGACGAGTTGGAAGCTGAAGAAATTGCATCCAACCTGTTTAAATTCCAAGAAGAACAGGGTGTTAAAAACCCAGTAGTTCTTGTAAAAGCATCTGCCGGTGGTGGCGGAATGGGAATCGATGAAGTATATAGCATCGAAGAATTCCGTCAGGTTTACCGCCAAATTAGAAACTTCTCGTTGCGTACTTTTAATGATGAAGGTGTTCTTATTGAACAGCGTATCTTCAACTTCAATCACCTTGAAGTACAAATCGTTTCTGAAAAATCAGGTAAGCATCATATCCACTTCGGAACTAGAAACTGTTCGGTACAGAGTCCCGGCAGACAGAAAAGAATCGAAGTAGCTCCGGGATTCTACCCGGAAGGCATGACCTATTCCTTTGACGCGCAAAAAGTCATTGATGACATTGTAGCCCATTCTTTAAAGATGGCCCACAGCATTGATTATGATAGTGTCGGTACATGGGAATGGATTGTTACACCTAAGGGAGCTCCTTTCTTGATGGAGGTAAACACCAGAATTCAGGTTGAAAATGGTGTTTCAGCTCAGATTTCAAGCATTCAAGGTGACTCAGACGTTAATCTGATCAAAGAACAGATCAGACTCGCGCTTGGTGACGAGCTTGGATATACTCAAGAAGACATTACTCTTAATGGTGTAGGAATCGAATACAGAATCATTGCAGAAGACACCGATGACAAATTCGCTCCTTGGGCAGGGGAAATTGAAGAACTTCATTGGAAAGAGCACTCTTGGCTCAAAATGCACACACATATTCCCAAAAAACTGCCATATCAGATCCCTACAGAGTTTGACCCCAATCTGGCTCTTGCCATTATCTGGGGTAAGGACCTTAAAGAGGCTAAAGAACGCGGTCATGAATTCCTTAACGAATTCGTACTAAAAGGTAAGGACAGAAAAAATGTTTCGCTCAAGTCCAACCTCAAGTTTTTGGCCAAGAAAACAAACAATTTACTGGAATTCTAA
- a CDS encoding Y-family DNA polymerase, with the protein MKILALVDCNNFYVSCERVFDPSLRNRPAVVLSNNDGCVIARSQEAKDVGVPMGAPAFKYKVFFEKHGVSVFSSNYALYGDMSQRVVNTLATFAPSMEVYSIDESFLEFGGHDLNNLESIGHEMRNKVLKWTGIPVSVGFGPTKTLAKAANRFAKKESWTNGVFGLCDLDKNDKFLEKIPVSDLWGIGRKTGKKLIDRKITTARLFKNLPDLWIKENLTITGLHTALELRGISCFSLENSPPPKKTIVTSRSFGKPISTLQELEESVAAYMTRAAEKLRRQQSLTGGIMIFLATNPHNSLPQYSNSTTKMFPVATDYTPDLITAALNGIKSIYRPGYKFKKTGVVLLDLVHKHNRQANLLELADSESKVKKNKLMKILDAANTRFGKGTLNYASEGINQPWQMTRNHKSPDYTTCWAEIPKIK; encoded by the coding sequence ATGAAAATTCTTGCACTTGTTGATTGCAATAATTTCTATGTCTCTTGCGAGCGAGTTTTCGATCCATCGTTACGGAATCGACCAGCTGTAGTATTATCTAATAATGATGGGTGCGTCATAGCTCGTTCACAAGAGGCAAAAGATGTTGGCGTGCCTATGGGAGCTCCGGCTTTCAAATATAAAGTTTTTTTCGAAAAACACGGAGTCAGCGTCTTTTCATCGAACTACGCGCTCTACGGAGATATGTCTCAGCGGGTCGTAAACACTTTGGCCACATTTGCACCATCAATGGAAGTTTATTCAATTGATGAATCCTTTCTTGAATTCGGGGGACACGATTTGAATAATCTAGAATCAATCGGGCACGAAATGCGCAATAAGGTGCTAAAATGGACAGGAATACCTGTCTCAGTCGGCTTTGGACCTACTAAGACCCTAGCCAAAGCGGCAAACAGATTCGCAAAAAAAGAGTCGTGGACGAACGGAGTATTCGGACTCTGTGATCTTGATAAAAATGATAAATTTTTAGAAAAAATACCCGTAAGTGACCTATGGGGAATTGGTAGAAAAACCGGAAAAAAACTTATAGACAGGAAAATAACAACTGCCCGCCTCTTTAAGAATTTGCCTGACCTATGGATAAAGGAAAATTTGACGATAACGGGACTGCATACAGCTTTGGAGCTTCGTGGAATTTCATGCTTTTCACTTGAAAATTCACCGCCACCCAAAAAAACGATTGTGACTTCACGATCGTTTGGAAAGCCGATATCCACTTTACAGGAACTCGAAGAATCAGTTGCCGCCTATATGACTCGCGCAGCGGAAAAGCTACGAAGACAGCAATCACTGACTGGAGGAATAATGATCTTCTTAGCCACAAATCCCCATAACTCTCTTCCACAATACTCAAACTCCACAACCAAAATGTTTCCGGTAGCAACAGATTATACGCCGGATCTTATTACTGCAGCTCTAAATGGTATCAAATCTATTTACCGTCCCGGATACAAATTCAAAAAAACCGGAGTTGTTTTGTTGGATCTAGTCCATAAACATAACAGACAGGCTAACCTTCTGGAGCTTGCAGATAGTGAAAGTAAGGTGAAAAAGAATAAATTAATGAAAATACTGGATGCTGCAAACACTAGGTTTGGTAAGGGAACCTTGAACTACGCATCAGAAGGAATTAATCAGCCTTGGCAAATGACTAGAAATCACAAGTCGCCTGACTATACGACATGCTGGGCAGAAATTCCGAAAATTAAATAG
- a CDS encoding LexA family protein → MNNIRDSGFFLPEINSEMMLPFYLSEVAAGFPSPADDYIDKKMDLNEHLIRNPTATFFVRAYGDSMQDANIQSGDILIVDRALDAANNSIVIAVFNGELTVKRLKQAGNKLFLMPENKDFPKLEVTEDTSFEIWGVVTYIIHKASL, encoded by the coding sequence ATGAACAATATCCGTGATTCTGGATTTTTCTTACCGGAAATCAATTCTGAAATGATGCTTCCATTTTACCTCTCAGAAGTTGCAGCAGGATTCCCCTCCCCTGCGGATGACTACATCGACAAAAAAATGGACCTGAACGAACATCTTATACGGAACCCAACCGCCACATTTTTTGTGCGCGCATATGGCGATTCCATGCAAGATGCAAACATACAATCTGGCGACATACTAATAGTTGATCGAGCACTGGATGCCGCAAACAATTCTATAGTTATCGCTGTCTTCAACGGAGAATTGACTGTCAAAAGGTTAAAACAAGCTGGTAACAAATTATTTCTTATGCCCGAAAATAAAGACTTCCCCAAACTCGAAGTGACGGAAGATACTTCTTTCGAGATATGGGGCGTAGTAACATATATAATACACAAAGCTAGTTTATGA
- a CDS encoding TIGR01777 family oxidoreductase gives MRVVITGGTGFIGRKLSKALVAKGYQVYALTRSTRTSDIAGVRNVVWDGVSSSGWEEFAEGATAIVNLAGDNIASGRWNKAKKNSILSSRLNAGRAVVESVMSAKVRPKVVIQASAIGYYGPRGAQPVTEDAACGNSFLSDVAKEWEASTASVEDYGVRRVVIRTSMVLGSGGALSKMIGPFKLGLGSYIGDGHQGVSWIHIDDEIRAIIFLIENSSCKGVYNLCSTHPETFNKFAETLGNVVDKPVRLRVPSFVLKLILGQMAEEILINGQFVLPERLITAGFNFEHLDLKEALSHFVD, from the coding sequence ATGCGAGTTGTAATAACTGGTGGAACGGGGTTTATCGGCAGAAAACTCAGCAAGGCTTTGGTGGCAAAAGGCTATCAGGTTTACGCTCTTACGCGTTCAACACGGACATCTGATATTGCGGGAGTCAGGAATGTTGTGTGGGACGGTGTGTCTTCATCAGGATGGGAGGAATTTGCAGAGGGAGCAACTGCAATCGTAAATCTTGCGGGAGACAATATCGCTTCCGGTAGATGGAATAAAGCTAAGAAGAATAGCATATTATCCAGCCGATTGAATGCTGGTAGAGCTGTAGTCGAATCTGTAATGTCCGCTAAAGTTCGTCCTAAGGTTGTAATTCAGGCTTCCGCAATCGGATACTATGGTCCAAGAGGCGCACAGCCTGTAACGGAAGATGCTGCATGCGGTAATTCTTTTTTGTCCGACGTTGCAAAAGAGTGGGAAGCATCTACTGCCAGCGTTGAAGATTATGGCGTTAGGCGGGTGGTTATTCGTACAAGTATGGTTTTGGGTTCCGGCGGTGCTCTTAGTAAGATGATTGGCCCTTTTAAACTTGGGCTTGGCTCCTATATTGGTGATGGTCATCAGGGCGTTTCGTGGATTCATATTGATGATGAAATAAGAGCCATAATATTTTTGATTGAAAATTCCTCATGTAAGGGTGTCTATAATCTATGCTCCACGCATCCTGAAACGTTCAATAAGTTCGCGGAAACCCTTGGTAATGTTGTCGACAAGCCTGTTCGCCTTCGTGTTCCGTCATTTGTACTTAAGCTTATACTCGGCCAGATGGCGGAGGAAATTCTTATCAATGGACAGTTCGTATTGCCGGAACGTTTAATTACTGCCGGATTTAATTTCGAGCACCTAGATTTGAAAGAAGCATTAAGCCACTTTGTTGATTAG
- the rsgA gene encoding ribosome small subunit-dependent GTPase A, giving the protein MNQIEYSLDELGWKPSFQEQLSSEEQDTTLPARVTKTHKGHLVVSTGKEELLLQIAETGVGSLNEQPTVGDWLLLNKETQVPTRLLERSSLLQRMSPGQEIKLQPIAANINTLLIVSSCNTEFNLNRLERYICLAMEADIEFVMVLTKADLAEDPQEYLEKAQKLHDSMPVMVVNSKDTESVKALQNWFGKGESLVLLGSSGVGKSTLLNTINGTSKQKVGAIRVGDDKGRHTTTSRSLHVMPSGALLIDVPGIRELQLYDCESGVYNAFNEVSELTEQCKFADCSHKNEPGCAIRAALEDGIIDQRRLDNYQKLIEESELNKENIAERVKRKSESGRKKNKDSKYKWRK; this is encoded by the coding sequence TTGAATCAAATCGAATATTCCCTAGACGAACTTGGCTGGAAACCATCCTTCCAAGAACAACTTTCTTCCGAAGAGCAAGACACTACCCTCCCCGCCAGAGTTACCAAAACTCATAAGGGACATCTGGTCGTATCCACTGGAAAAGAAGAACTTCTTTTGCAAATCGCAGAAACTGGCGTGGGCAGTCTAAATGAACAGCCTACTGTCGGTGACTGGCTATTACTTAACAAAGAAACGCAGGTTCCTACTCGTTTACTTGAACGCAGCAGTCTACTTCAACGCATGAGCCCGGGGCAGGAAATAAAACTCCAGCCTATCGCGGCCAATATCAACACACTGCTTATTGTCTCATCCTGCAATACCGAATTTAATTTGAATCGCCTTGAGCGGTATATATGCCTTGCTATGGAAGCAGACATTGAATTTGTGATGGTCCTAACCAAAGCAGATTTAGCCGAGGACCCACAAGAATATCTCGAAAAGGCTCAAAAGCTACATGATTCCATGCCGGTAATGGTTGTAAATTCCAAAGACACTGAGAGCGTTAAGGCTTTACAAAATTGGTTTGGTAAAGGCGAGTCACTTGTTCTTTTAGGCTCATCAGGCGTTGGCAAGTCTACACTGCTTAACACCATAAATGGCACTAGCAAGCAAAAGGTCGGAGCTATCCGTGTTGGTGATGATAAAGGGCGGCACACCACTACATCCAGATCCCTCCACGTTATGCCTTCTGGCGCACTTTTGATTGATGTTCCGGGAATCAGAGAGCTACAGCTTTATGATTGTGAGTCTGGAGTATACAACGCATTCAATGAAGTTTCAGAATTGACAGAGCAATGTAAATTTGCAGATTGCAGTCATAAAAATGAGCCGGGCTGTGCAATTAGAGCCGCTCTTGAAGATGGAATAATAGATCAACGCAGACTTGATAATTATCAAAAACTTATTGAAGAATCTGAACTGAACAAAGAAAATATCGCTGAAAGAGTTAAACGAAAATCTGAATCCGGCAGAAAGAAGAATAAGGATTCCAAATATAAATGGCGTAAGTAA
- a CDS encoding universal stress protein has translation MIFSKILIPVDGSKHSDSAVEYGFELAQITKAQVILLHCHPPVPSGLGEPNFQKAIDDSTRRSYAILEKYTQHPKAQDVELSEKIIGGKTTTSITTVAETENCDLIIIGSKGKTDLEGLLMGSVTHKVLNTAHCPVLVIK, from the coding sequence ATGATTTTTTCGAAAATATTAATCCCAGTAGATGGTTCAAAACATTCTGATAGCGCAGTTGAATATGGATTTGAATTGGCACAAATAACCAAAGCGCAAGTAATTCTTTTGCACTGCCATCCCCCTGTTCCATCAGGACTAGGTGAGCCTAATTTTCAAAAAGCAATAGATGATTCAACTAGAAGATCATACGCCATCCTTGAAAAATATACTCAGCACCCAAAAGCGCAAGACGTAGAACTCAGTGAAAAAATTATAGGGGGAAAAACCACTACATCCATAACAACCGTGGCAGAAACAGAAAATTGTGATCTCATCATTATAGGTTCCAAGGGCAAAACGGACCTTGAAGGACTGCTTATGGGAAGCGTAACCCACAAAGTACTCAACACAGCTCACTGCCCTGTTTTAGTAATAAAATAA
- a CDS encoding ABC transporter substrate-binding protein, with translation MYYVISRVAILVALITLFLPVCANAKPKVLVIESYHAEYEWNKNNEKGLESVLKGKVDLSYFRMDTKRVVADQYQERADLAWDEYIKSQPDVVVLADDNALKLLGPKFLKTDTPVVYLGINGNPRRYIELNKNITGVLERPLYKRSVKYLKQILNLDKSKILILLDTGTTAKVLMDSVFDGMYSAKIGDIQITIQEVATFEDWKNIINKSADDGYSAIILGLFQTVVDDNNDHVKSDDILKWTSKNSPVPIFGFWEMNVGKDKTIGGLVLSGEVQGITAGEIVLSILNGVPVQQIKPVIPSRGLFVFSKTELFKWKISLPRYVKGITKFIE, from the coding sequence ATGTATTATGTTATAAGTAGAGTTGCGATTCTAGTCGCATTAATAACTTTGTTTTTACCAGTCTGTGCAAATGCGAAGCCTAAGGTGTTGGTCATCGAAAGTTATCATGCTGAATATGAATGGAATAAGAATAATGAAAAAGGTTTAGAGTCCGTTTTAAAGGGTAAAGTCGATCTTTCTTATTTTAGAATGGATACCAAGAGAGTTGTTGCTGATCAATATCAAGAAAGAGCAGATCTTGCGTGGGATGAGTATATAAAATCTCAACCCGATGTTGTGGTATTGGCAGACGATAATGCTTTGAAGCTACTTGGTCCAAAATTTTTGAAAACAGACACTCCCGTTGTATATCTTGGAATTAATGGCAATCCTCGAAGATATATCGAACTCAATAAAAATATTACAGGGGTGCTTGAGCGCCCATTATATAAGAGATCTGTTAAGTATTTAAAACAAATTCTTAATCTTGATAAGAGTAAAATTTTAATTTTATTGGATACTGGAACAACTGCAAAAGTGTTAATGGATTCAGTGTTTGACGGTATGTATTCTGCAAAAATTGGTGACATACAAATAACAATTCAAGAGGTTGCTACTTTTGAGGATTGGAAAAATATTATTAATAAGTCCGCAGATGACGGTTATTCCGCAATAATACTTGGCTTATTTCAAACTGTAGTTGATGATAATAATGATCATGTTAAAAGTGATGATATCTTGAAATGGACTTCTAAAAATTCTCCCGTTCCAATTTTTGGTTTTTGGGAAATGAATGTTGGAAAGGATAAAACAATTGGTGGGCTGGTATTAAGTGGAGAAGTACAAGGCATAACTGCGGGGGAAATCGTTCTATCTATTTTAAACGGAGTGCCGGTACAACAAATAAAACCAGTAATTCCTTCCCGTGGTTTATTTGTTTTTAGTAAAACAGAATTATTTAAATGGAAAATATCATTGCCGCGATATGTGAAGGGTATAACCAAATTTATTGAATAA
- a CDS encoding universal stress protein, with protein sequence MTLNKILVAFDGSENSYKAIEYVGNIIKHCPICGVTILHVERLPDKDLFKDDDAWAIQCEKNEVDIGKKMSEAKDILVKIGVSGEVVVAQYFASCKSPFHDTDICGTGRSIGLDILRIREEGDYDTLVVGRRGVSKAEEFLFGSVSTKVVQSAVDCTVWVIS encoded by the coding sequence ATGACACTAAATAAGATTCTCGTAGCATTTGATGGGTCTGAGAACTCTTATAAGGCTATTGAATATGTCGGCAATATTATAAAACATTGCCCGATCTGCGGAGTTACGATTCTGCATGTTGAACGTCTTCCTGATAAGGATCTTTTTAAAGATGATGATGCATGGGCAATCCAGTGTGAAAAAAACGAGGTTGATATTGGAAAAAAGATGTCCGAAGCCAAAGACATTCTTGTTAAAATAGGCGTATCTGGTGAAGTTGTTGTTGCGCAATATTTTGCTAGTTGCAAGTCGCCGTTTCATGATACTGATATTTGTGGAACAGGAAGAAGTATTGGTCTGGATATATTGAGAATAAGAGAAGAAGGCGATTACGATACACTTGTTGTAGGCAGGCGCGGAGTAAGCAAGGCTGAAGAATTTTTGTTTGGTTCGGTTTCAACAAAAGTGGTTCAGTCCGCAGTTGATTGTACCGTATGGGTCATAAGTTGA
- a CDS encoding TetR/AcrR family transcriptional regulator encodes MTKKELVLQIAKELFGELGYNGTTFKKIADRAGVAVGLLSHHYVSKEKLFRVAGLDVTERLSLALQNEVIQAENGFDAVCRFAKCYLDFSINPDENFLVLVRCSPFSDIKTGEDRDAMVHKFAQIPVLLETCVARGVRDGSISDLLIPETASVVLCNLVGAVRTKLLTPYSPPKLYDETLRFIMRSIKAA; translated from the coding sequence ATGACTAAAAAGGAACTGGTTTTACAGATTGCTAAAGAGCTTTTCGGAGAACTTGGGTACAATGGTACTACTTTTAAAAAAATAGCAGATCGCGCTGGAGTTGCGGTGGGGCTATTGTCTCATCATTATGTCAGCAAGGAAAAACTTTTTAGAGTCGCAGGGCTAGATGTTACTGAAAGGCTAAGTTTAGCTCTCCAGAATGAAGTAATTCAGGCCGAAAACGGCTTTGATGCTGTTTGTAGATTTGCTAAATGCTATCTTGATTTCTCCATAAATCCCGATGAAAATTTTCTTGTACTTGTCAGGTGCTCTCCTTTTAGTGATATCAAAACTGGAGAAGACCGCGACGCGATGGTTCACAAGTTTGCTCAAATTCCTGTGCTGCTCGAGACCTGTGTGGCTCGGGGAGTTCGTGATGGATCAATATCAGATTTACTTATACCAGAGACGGCTTCTGTTGTGCTCTGTAATCTTGTTGGTGCCGTCAGAACCAAGCTCTTAACTCCATATAGCCCTCCAAAATTATATGACGAAACTCTGAGATTTATAATGCGCAGCATCAAGGCCGCTTAA
- a CDS encoding DHH family phosphoesterase, with amino-acid sequence MRLLTRSDFDGLACAVLLTDIGIMDNWMFVHPKDIQDGKYPGDPNDIVANVPYIEGCGYWFDHHSSEDERLGMDLDFKGMSRKAKSAARVIWEYFGGHEKFDDKFDEMLHYVDKVDSGDLTAEEVQNPIGWILLGFIMDPRTGLGRYRHFNVSNYQLMENLIEYCRSLSITEILELPDVKERVDLYMERDQQFRNMLEERSEVFANVVILDLREQEEIYPGNRFTIYSMFPQCDVSIQIIWGKLKQNTVFSVGHSIIKRTSTVDIGSMLLEYGGGGHKQVGTCQVPHEKADAVLGELVAKLMNK; translated from the coding sequence ATGCGTCTTTTGACACGATCTGACTTTGACGGCTTAGCCTGTGCAGTCCTTCTCACGGATATAGGAATCATGGATAATTGGATGTTCGTACACCCAAAAGACATTCAAGACGGCAAATATCCCGGTGACCCCAACGACATAGTTGCCAACGTTCCATATATAGAAGGATGTGGATACTGGTTTGACCATCATTCCAGTGAAGATGAACGTTTGGGCATGGATCTAGATTTTAAAGGGATGTCCCGAAAAGCAAAAAGTGCTGCCAGAGTTATCTGGGAATATTTCGGAGGACACGAAAAGTTCGACGATAAATTTGATGAAATGCTGCACTACGTAGATAAAGTAGATAGCGGTGACCTTACAGCCGAAGAAGTCCAGAATCCGATTGGTTGGATTCTTCTTGGCTTTATCATGGACCCAAGAACGGGTCTTGGACGCTATAGGCATTTTAATGTGAGTAACTACCAGTTAATGGAAAATCTCATTGAATACTGCCGTTCCCTCTCTATCACTGAAATACTCGAACTGCCGGATGTGAAAGAGCGTGTTGACCTCTATATGGAAAGAGATCAGCAATTCCGTAACATGCTTGAGGAACGTTCGGAAGTGTTCGCAAACGTTGTAATACTTGACCTTCGCGAGCAAGAAGAAATTTATCCTGGAAATAGATTTACTATCTACTCCATGTTCCCACAGTGTGACGTAAGCATCCAGATTATCTGGGGTAAGCTAAAGCAGAATACTGTTTTCTCCGTTGGACACAGCATCATAAAACGTACCAGTACGGTTGATATAGGAAGTATGTTGTTAGAGTACGGAGGTGGTGGTCACAAACAGGTTGGAACATGTCAGGTCCCTCATGAAAAGGCTGATGCCGTACTCGGAGAACTGGTTGCCAAGCTCATGAATAAATAA
- a CDS encoding esterase-like activity of phytase family protein, which translates to MFKKFIATGAILVLSAGFACGADVEIEKYDIDTPLKYNVPYNGKYADRIPEGFPIGIGSGMTYIGKAKDGSRMFYAIGDRGPNADSPRVLVNGKKVPSKVFPAPNFTPTYGALALKDGKVTLLSAIEIKDFKGRNISGRPLPPGTVGSTGEVPLSDSYKILSYDKEGMDTEGIAIDRKDGNLWICDEYGPFIAKMDVNTGRILKKYSPGDGLPAIVGKRQPNRGMEGVAVTPSNLVLGAVQSICDVGGKISASKAPFTRLVLLDPETGKTKMFAYPIDVDAYKKCKDAKIGDLHAISDTKFLIVEQGKGKDGLRNIIYLIDIAGATDLSGKKTAGGKELEMVSGSDELETLGIKMATKTEIISLREHGWKPSKAEGLALLPDMRTIAVCSDNDFGFGSVTVNPVEDKKGKDVKKATKYVIDDGKLTYDGGEVQTSFELQATGEKGGFWMIKLPKTIDQY; encoded by the coding sequence ATGTTTAAAAAGTTTATTGCTACAGGAGCTATTCTTGTCCTCAGTGCAGGGTTTGCGTGCGGAGCTGACGTTGAAATTGAGAAGTATGATATTGATACCCCTTTAAAGTATAATGTTCCGTACAACGGGAAATATGCAGATCGTATTCCAGAAGGTTTCCCGATAGGGATCGGTTCCGGTATGACTTATATCGGTAAGGCCAAAGATGGATCTCGCATGTTTTACGCAATCGGGGACCGTGGGCCTAATGCCGATAGTCCTAGAGTCTTGGTTAACGGAAAAAAAGTTCCATCCAAAGTATTTCCTGCTCCTAATTTTACTCCTACATATGGTGCGCTTGCTCTCAAAGATGGCAAAGTCACTCTCCTTAGCGCAATTGAGATTAAAGATTTCAAGGGACGCAATATTTCAGGTCGTCCATTGCCTCCCGGTACTGTCGGTTCAACCGGAGAAGTTCCACTTTCAGATTCATATAAGATCCTCAGCTACGATAAAGAAGGGATGGACACAGAAGGGATTGCCATTGATCGTAAAGATGGAAATCTCTGGATATGTGATGAATATGGCCCGTTCATAGCTAAAATGGATGTAAATACCGGACGTATCCTTAAGAAGTATTCTCCAGGGGATGGACTACCTGCCATCGTTGGAAAACGTCAGCCGAACAGAGGAATGGAAGGTGTGGCTGTGACTCCATCCAATTTGGTGCTTGGTGCGGTTCAGTCTATTTGTGATGTGGGTGGGAAAATTTCAGCAAGCAAAGCTCCCTTCACCCGTCTAGTTTTACTCGATCCTGAAACAGGCAAAACAAAGATGTTTGCTTACCCCATTGATGTTGATGCGTATAAAAAATGTAAGGATGCCAAAATCGGCGACCTGCATGCTATAAGCGACACTAAATTTCTAATTGTAGAGCAGGGTAAAGGTAAAGACGGGCTTCGTAATATTATCTATTTGATCGACATTGCAGGGGCCACAGATTTAAGCGGTAAAAAGACTGCTGGCGGGAAAGAGCTAGAAATGGTTTCTGGTTCTGATGAATTAGAAACTCTCGGCATAAAGATGGCTACGAAAACAGAGATTATCAGTTTGCGCGAACATGGCTGGAAGCCCAGTAAGGCAGAAGGGCTGGCATTGCTCCCTGATATGAGAACGATAGCTGTATGTTCAGATAATGATTTTGGATTCGGATCTGTCACTGTGAATCCGGTGGAAGATAAAAAGGGGAAGGACGTTAAGAAGGCTACAAAGTATGTCATAGATGATGGCAAGCTTACTTACGATGGAGGTGAAGTTCAGACATCATTTGAACTTCAGGCTACGGGAGAGAAGGGTGGATTTTGGATGATTAAGCTTCCGAAGACAATTGATCAATATTAA